DNA from Streptomyces sp. NBC_00536:
GTCCAGGGTCCGGCCGTCTCCATCGCGAAGGTTGCTGCCCAGGTAGAGGGCGAAGCGGTCCGCGGTCTCCTGGTCGGGGAAGTTGCCGTAGCGGCCGAGGCGGTGGGGACCCAGCCCGGACATGCGGCGCCCAGAACCGGCCGTCATCACGGTGAAGCGCCAGTCGTCGCTGCGGCTGGTGTCCTCCACGATGGCGAAGCCGTGGTGACTGGCCAGGTGAATCCGCAGTTTCGGATCGTTCGCCATGCGGCGCAGTGCCTCGGCCTGCGCCTTCTCGGTGTCCTCCCCAGCGGGGTTCTGGTCGCCGCCGCGCTTCCAGAACTCGCGGAGCTCCTCGGAGTTGCGGGGGCGGCCGCGCTCGTCGCCGGCCGCCTGCTTCGGGCCGACGTGGCCTACGGCGACGTTCCCGGCCGGGGCGCCGGTGCGCTCGGTGACCTGCCGTGCGGCCTGTGCCTCCGGGGACGGCGAAGTTGCGGGCTTCGTCCTGGCGGTGGCCCCCTCGCGCTTCTTGGCGGCCCGCTCGGCGAACGCCTGCGAAGACTCCTTGGCCAGGCGCCCGGCCATGGCCCGGCCTTCGGGGGTGGCGAGGCGCTTGAAGGAGTCGGGGTTGTTCCAGTCGATCGGTTCGCCGTCGAGCTGGGCGTCCTCGATCCGGTTGGCGAAGTCCGCGGCCTCTGCCTTGCGTGCCGTCAGGGTCAGGCGGATGCCGGTGTCCGTGTGTATGACGCCCCAGCCGGACTGCTCGCGGCCGTTCTTCCGGATCGTCATGCGGCCGACGACAAAGTGGCCATTGCGGCTGAGCTGCGGCTTTTCGAGCTCGTCAATCAGCCCGGCCATGCGCTGGTTGTGCGAGGCCTGAGCCTTCTCGTCATCGGTGGACGGACGGAGCTTGCCGCTGGCCCAGTGCGCGCGGACGTCCTCCAGCGTCTTGAAGCGGCGCTTCGGGTCGCGGCGGGCCCGCTTGGGCGCGGGCTGCTGCTCGTCAGGCTCGTCGTCGTCCGGCTCGGGCCCGGCACCGTGGTCCTCGCCGTCGGCGTCGTCCCCGATGCCGTTGCCCTCGTCGTCCTGGGCGTGGGGGTCGTCGGGGGTGTCGCCCTGGTCACCGGCGTCCTCGGCGTCCTGGCCGGTGCCGCGCCGGCCGTCCGCCTGGCGGCGCTCGTCCTCGTCGCGGACCTTCTTCTTGCTCCGAGTCGGGGCGGTGCCGTCGGGGCGGGCAACCATCGTCAGCCGGGATGCGTGGATATTCGACCGCTCGTGGGTGCTCAGGTTCTCCACGAGTACCTGGCGGCCGCCCAGGGAGCGCAGCACGCGCGCCATGCCGCCACCCCAGAGACGGGCGATGCCGCCCGTCTCGATGAAGCGCCCCTTGCTGTCGCGGGGATGCAGATCCGCGTTCCAGGGACGACGGGCCCGCTTGGCTTCGAGGCGGGCGGCGATACGGTCAGCGGCGTTCGTGATCTGCATGCGGCGGACCATGCACACCGCAGGGGGTTAACGTCGCGGGCTCAAATTCACGGCCCGGAAACGGGCTCGGCCTGCCCCGCAGACGGGGCAGGCCGAGATCACGACCGAGGAGGTAGTCAGTCCGACGACTGACGATGTGGATCTACGCGGTTCCGTAGTGGTGCTGCGCCCGGGAGCGCAGAGATGGTGGTGCTCAGGTTGAACCGCCGTGCGGGCGTCATGTCCGCGGTGGTGCCTCGGTCGTACACCTTCACCCTGCCACGGACCGCGGGGCGGAGCGCGACAACACGCCGACTCCTACATGGTCTCGGTGAGGATGTGGAGGAGGAACCACACGGAACCGCCCGCCAGCGCAATCGTGAAGATGGCCCTTCCGGCTTTCGAGGTGCGGATGCGGAACAGCCGGCGGGTGTTCTCGCTGAGGGTGTCGTCGTCACGCCGGTTGAGCAGGGTGATCGTCTCGTAGACGACGAAGAACGCCGCCCACGCGGTCCAGAGAAGCGCGTTCATGTGGGAACGGAGGAAGCGGGCTACGCCTCTCACGAGGGTCTCCTTGCTGGTCGTGGCGGCTGGCGCGGGCGGTGGATCACGGGCGGGCGTCGAGGCGATAGCGAAGGCGGCATCGGCAGTTGATGGTCAGGTGGAGGGGGGCCAGCTGGTCGGCGGGGAACCTCATGGGGTAGCCGTCCACCTGGAATGGGGTGCCGACGGGCAGGGTGGTGCCGTCTACGGCGGCGTGTGCGGCACGAACCCGGTCGTCGCGCCGTGTGACCCAGGTGCGGACGATGTCCGGGCCGAGTGCCGCAGCGGTGGAGTCGGCTGCGCCATTGACGGTTGCGACGGCCGCGGTCTCGGCGATGGTGGCGGCGGCCCGCGGCCCCAGGTCGGTGAAGGTGGTCCGGACGAGCGCTACGAGATCGTCCACATCGTCTGCGGCAGTCTGCCCCTGCGCGAGCAGGGTGCTCAGGGCGTCGAGGAAGCTGCGGGCCGTCTGCTCTGCTGCTGCTACGGCGTCGAGCACCAGAGCAACGATGGCCCCGGACGCCGGTGTCGGCGGCTCGGTGGCGCCGAAGGCCGCAGCGGTGCGCTCGGCCGTCGTACGTGCGACTCCGGCCAGGGCCCTGGCCAGGGTGCTGTCGATCTCCTCCAGCCACCGATCCGTGCCGACGATACGGTCGACGTCGAGCGCCGCCGTGCCACCGCGGGTGTCGCTGGGGCCGTCGTCCTTCCAGAAGGGCGTGCCCTTGCGGGCCTTGGGGGAGCGCAGGCGCGCGACGATGACGCCCTCCTGGCGGTCGAAGAGCGGTGCCAGTGCGGCGGCCACGGCCGCGTTCCCTCGGTCGAAGTCGGTATCGGTGACCTCGAAGGACGGGGCTTCGGCGGCGGGCCCCGGCAGAGCCTTTGCCTGGATGCCGAGAGCCTGCGCGACGGCGGCCGCGGCTTCTCCCGGCGGTTGCACTTCGGCCTGGCGGGCAGCGGCGACAGCTGCGGTGGCCGCCGCAGGACCCTCGTTGACGGCGCTGCTGGCGCGAGCGGCATCCACAGCGGCGGCGGCGACGCCCGGTCCGGCCGTCTGGCCAGCGTCGGCGCGGGCCTGCGCGACGGCGGCCGCGGCATCACCGGAGGCGTCGGGCGCCGGCGGCAGCGCGGCGTTCGGGTCGGCGGGTGCCTGGCCGGGCGGCAACTGGCCGGGACCGCCCGGGGCGCCGGGGCCCGCGATGCCCAGGGCCGCAGCGTCCTCAGGCCGGGCGGGGACAGGCGCCTTCTGCGGGGAAATCCACAGCGCGCGGGTATGGGCGTTGTCGAAGACCGGGAGACCGGCTCGTCTGCGGTACTCGTCGACGGTGATCAGGCCGGCGTTCCACTCCTCGCGGGCCTCGGCGCGGCGCTTGCGGCGGGGCAGTTCCAGCGCCTCGACCGTGCTGGTGTCGAAGCGGATGGACAGGTCGAGGCCGCCGAGGTCGCTGGCGAACGCATCGGAGATCAGCTTGAGGTGGGGGAGCTCGGTGTGGATCCAGAACCCGTACTCCTCCTGCTCGGCGTTGTCGAAGGTCCGGCCGGACGCGTTGCCGGTGACGGACTCGGGGACGCCGAACGCGCCCAGGATCTCGATCTTGGCGTTCTGCGCGGCGGCTTCGTAGGCCATCTCGCGAGGGCGGGCGGCCAGGTCGACGTAGTTCATGCCGCCGGGCCCGGAGCCGACGACGGAGACGTGGCCGGCGAACTCGGACCCGGGCAGGAACCGGGCCTCCAGCCGGTCCATCTCCTTGTCGCTGAGGGAGGAGGTGTCGACGGCGACGATGCCGCCGGGGCGCGCGTCATTTTTGATGAACGCCACGTTGTAGAGGCGGGAGAGGTGATCCAGCTCGATGCTGATGCCCGCGGCCTCCAGCGGGGTGGTGCCGGAGAACGGGTCGGTCGGGTGCGGGTCGCGGATCCAACGGACGCGTTCGGGGTCGAGCTCGCGGACCTCCCCGTGGAGGGTGGTGAACTCGAAGTGGGCGATGTACTCACCGCGCGGGTCCGGCACGGGGATGACGCGGTCCGGGGGCAGCAGGTCCAGCCTGGTGATGGTGCCTCGGTTGGAGCGGGTGACCTCCACGAAGGCGCCCCGCTTGGACAGCAGGATCTGCGCCGAGAGC
Protein-coding regions in this window:
- a CDS encoding phage portal protein, with the protein product MAKRRWLPSLRSLVTSGRRDIETKQITWSGGYTSTSYAGTSNIWSTEGRADGWDIGRVVTEGYERVVWVYKAIDTMGKHASRLPLEVGRGLTEDGEFEEVIEDNPLLRVLNGRANPVETGPQFRKRLSAQILLSKRGAFVEVTRSNRGTITRLDLLPPDRVIPVPDPRGEYIAHFEFTTLHGEVRELDPERVRWIRDPHPTDPFSGTTPLEAAGISIELDHLSRLYNVAFIKNDARPGGIVAVDTSSLSDKEMDRLEARFLPGSEFAGHVSVVGSGPGGMNYVDLAARPREMAYEAAAQNAKIEILGAFGVPESVTGNASGRTFDNAEQEEYGFWIHTELPHLKLISDAFASDLGGLDLSIRFDTSTVEALELPRRKRRAEAREEWNAGLITVDEYRRRAGLPVFDNAHTRALWISPQKAPVPARPEDAAALGIAGPGAPGGPGQLPPGQAPADPNAALPPAPDASGDAAAAVAQARADAGQTAGPGVAAAAVDAARASSAVNEGPAAATAAVAAARQAEVQPPGEAAAAVAQALGIQAKALPGPAAEAPSFEVTDTDFDRGNAAVAAALAPLFDRQEGVIVARLRSPKARKGTPFWKDDGPSDTRGGTAALDVDRIVGTDRWLEEIDSTLARALAGVARTTAERTAAAFGATEPPTPASGAIVALVLDAVAAAEQTARSFLDALSTLLAQGQTAADDVDDLVALVRTTFTDLGPRAAATIAETAAVATVNGAADSTAAALGPDIVRTWVTRRDDRVRAAHAAVDGTTLPVGTPFQVDGYPMRFPADQLAPLHLTINCRCRLRYRLDARP